The following proteins are encoded in a genomic region of Paenibacillus sp. FSL H3-0469:
- a CDS encoding DUF2642 domain-containing protein, with amino-acid sequence MIREFVQVVLETTRGGISGCLVEVKPDHVVLDTRGRKFFVRICEIVWIMPE; translated from the coding sequence ATGATTAGGGAATTCGTACAGGTAGTGCTCGAAACCACTCGCGGAGGGATTAGCGGCTGCTTAGTGGAAGTTAAGCCAGACCACGTTGTATTGGATACCAGGGGCCGGAAGTTTTTCGTACGAATCTGCGAGATTGTCTGGATTATGCCAGAATAG
- a CDS encoding phosphatidylinositol kinase — METSYQQVAWNCMNKYVGITTSDGQSHDGFIAQIDQNNVILAIPTNEMMGQMNGMPANATAYRQFGYYPGFYPRRRFYPRPIPFGAITALYLLPFFI, encoded by the coding sequence ATGGAAACGAGTTATCAACAAGTTGCCTGGAATTGTATGAATAAGTATGTCGGTATTACTACAAGTGATGGTCAGTCTCACGACGGGTTTATTGCTCAAATCGATCAGAACAACGTTATACTTGCCATTCCCACAAATGAAATGATGGGCCAGATGAACGGAATGCCTGCTAACGCAACAGCCTACAGACAATTCGGATACTATCCGGGATTCTACCCGCGCCGCCGCTTTTATCCAAGACCGATTCCCTTTGGTGCCATTACAGCTTTGTACTTGCTTCCATTTTTCATTTAA